One genomic region from Apodemus sylvaticus chromosome 1, mApoSyl1.1, whole genome shotgun sequence encodes:
- the LOC127670403 gene encoding vomeronasal type-1 receptor 4-like: MLFPSNILLGVFFLSEFCVGVIGNSLLFMLYVYKFLVKACFNRPIDPIFMHLMIVNILTIIFSIIPYITSSFGVPNFLDDAGCKAVEYVYRVTRSMSISTTSILSTLQAMTITPSNSKWAWLNPRLCKWTFCSFLFSWLVNIVIYMHLIKTMMAKTNYTDIDYGYSHVYCVSLPPKYPNPRLFLSIFITSDLFFLAIMVWTNLYMVTLLYKYRKRAQHLSNSSLFCKSPERKALHTILFLVNSFVFFDLLNNFATLYDKFYTHERMLSLGAMIAIVALFYPTLCPFLLMNTNKILSQCISFLPILKITYFQKAVGA, from the coding sequence ATGTTGTTTCCAAGCAACATCCTCTTAGGGGTTTTCTTCTTATCTGAGTTCTGTGTGGGTGTCATAGGGAACTCATTGCTCTTCATGCTGTATGTGTACAAATTCTTGGTCAAAGCTTGCTTTAACAGACCCATTGATCCCATTTTCATGCACCTGATGATAGTCAATATATTGACAATCATATTCTCTATTATACCATATATCACGTCATCCTTTGGAGTGCCCAATTTTCTGGATGATGCTGGCTGTAAGGCAGTTGAGTATGTCTACAGAGTCACCAGGTCTATGTCCATCTCTACCACTTCTATCCTAAGCACATTACAAGCCATGACCATCACTCCCAGTAATTCTAAGTGGGCATGGCTTAATCCTAGACTCTGTAAGTGGACTTTTTGCTCCTTCCTGTTTTCCTGGCTTGTCAACATAGTCATATACATGCACCTCATTAAGACCATGATGGCAAAAACTAATTACACTGATATTGATTATGGTTATTCTCATGTTTACTGTGTAAGTCTTCCACCAAAGTACCCAAACCCAAGATTATTTCTGAGTATTTTCATAACAAGTGACCTGTTCTTTCTGGCCATCATGGTATGGACCAACCTCTACATGGTGACCCTCCTCTACAAGTACCGCAAGAGAGCCCAGCATCTCAGCAACTCAAGCCTCTTCTGCAAGTCTCCTGAACGCAAAGCTCTTCATACAATCCTGTTCCTTGTAAACAGCTTTGTGTTCTTTGATTTGTTGAACAACTTTGCCACTCTTTATGATAAGTTTTATACACATGAAAGAATGCTAAGTTTGGGGGCAATGATCGCAATCGTGGCATTATTTTACCCTACACTCTGTCCATTTCTACTGATGAACACTAATAAAATTCTTTCACAGTGTATTTCTTTCCTACCAATACTGAAAATTACCTATTTTCAAAAAGCAGTTGGTGCCTGA